The genomic window GAGTGACAGGTACCTTTTTGTAGATATTGGACTTTTTTTCAGTTGATGTTTAACAAATTTACCCGTACTATAGATTATATGAGAAAACGGTATCATACAAGAAATTAGGTGAGGGTAACTATGGCAGATGAACGACAATCTAAAATAATCGAGGCTGCGAAGCTATATTATTTATTAGATTATAACCAAACGGATATTGCAAAGCAGTTAGGTGTTTCGCGGCCAACTGTTTCGCGGCTTCTTCAGTTAGCAAAAGAACAAGGCATCGTGCAAATTCAAATTCACGATCCAACCGAAGATGCGAATAGTTTAGCGCAGCGACTTGAACAAAAGTTCAATTTAAAAAAGGCAATAGTAACACAGGTTCCTCAGTACGATGATCATGTTATTAAAACGTTTCTAGGGGAAAAAGCGGCAGGCTATATTCATGAAATCGTGCAAGATGGCGATATTATCGGTGTAACTTGGGGAACCACAATTTATCATACAGCGGTTGAGTTGCCAAATAAGGCGGTTAAAGATGTAAAAGTTGTTCAGCTTAAGGGTGGTGTGAGTCACTCAGAAACGAACACGTACGCAAATGAAAATCTATATTTATTCGGAAAAGCATTTAATACAGCCCCTCATCACTTGCCACTGCCAGCTATAGTAGATCATGTCGTTGTAAAGCAGGCAATGCAAGCAGATAGACATATCCATAAAATATTGGAAATGGGAAAACAAGCAAATATTGCTGTATACACGATTGGCCCCATTAAATCGGAATCTCTTTTATTTAGATTAGGATATTTTACGGAAGAGGACTTGAAAGTAATTCACTCTAAGGCTGTAGGGGATATTTGTTCACGTTTCTTTGATGAGAAAGGCCATATATGTAACGCAAATCTAAATGCACGAACACTAGGAATCGAGTTAGACGATTTAAAAAGTAAAGACTATTCTATACTTGTGGCTGGAGGAGCCCATAAACTCGAAGGTATTTATGGAGCGCTTCAAGGTCAATATGCCAATGTTTTAGTAACAGATCAATATACCGCGAAGTTTTTATTAGATAAATAATTAAATATAAGCAAGGGTGATACTCAATTTTTTGGGAATCATCCTTTTTGTTGTAGTACAAAAATAAAAGGTATTGTCGAGCTCCTGTGAATAGATAATCAGTAGTGCGACCCTTTGAAATAATGTTCAAGCATTACAGAAATATATATCAAATATGGATGAATTCTCCTGGTTTGTGACTTTTGTGAACGGATGGAAAATATATTTTTTACATTTGTTCTTGAAAGGGTTTACAAAAGTTCATTTAGGCTGGTATATTAAGTACTGTAATAATCATGATTAATATTTATTTAAATTTACTAAGTCTAACAAACAGGAGTGAGCGCAATGAACATTTTATGGGGTATCGCTGGTATATTTATTGTGTTAGGTATTGCTTTTGTGTTTTCAAATAATAGAAAAGCTATTAATCCTCGAACAATTCTCGGGGGGTTAGCGATTCAGCTTACATTCGCTTTCATTGTATTGAAATGGAATGCAGGTAAAATTGCGTTAGAAAGATTATCATTAGGAGTAAACGAAATTGTAAATTACGCAAACGAGGGAATCAACTTCTTGTTTGGTGGAATATTCCAAGCAGAGAATATTGGGTTTGTATTTGCGTTTCAAGTTCTAACGGTTGTAATTTTCTTCTCATCATTAATATCAGTTTTATATTATTTAGGTATTATGCAAATCGTTATTAAGTTCTTAGGGGGAGCTTTATCAAAGCTTCTTGGTACAAGTAAAGCTGAATCATTATCAGCAGCAGCAAATATTTTCGTTGGTCAAACGGAAGCGCCTTTAGTTGTTCGCCCTTATTTAGCAAAAATGACTAAATCAGAGCTTTTCGCTGTTATGACAGGTGGACTTGCATCTGTTGCTGGTTCTGTTCTTATTGGTTACTCATTGTTAGGTGTACCGCTTGAGTATTTACTAGCAGCAAGCTTTATGGCAGCACCGGCTGGTCTTATTATCGCAAAAATCATGGTACCTGAAACAGAAAAATCAGAGACATCTGATGACTTGAAAATGGAAAAAGACACTGAATCGGTCAATGTGATTGATGCAGCAGCACGTGGTGCGAGTACAGGATTATCACTTGCATTGAACATTGGTGCGATGCTATTAGCATTTATCGCATTAATTGCTCTAGTTAATGGTATTTTAGGTGCTATTGGCGGCGTGTTCAATTTTGATGGTCTAACATTAGAAAGTATTTTAGGAGTTTTATTTGCGCCATTAGCATTTGCAATTGGAGTACCATGGGCAGAAGCTGTACAAGCTGGTGGCTTTATTGGACAAAAGTTAATTCTTAACGAGTTTGTAGCGTATAGCTCTTTCGCGCCCCAAATTGAAGCATTATCACCTAAGACAGTAGCTGTAATTAGCTTTGCTCTTTGTGGGTTTGCTAACGTGTCGTCTATGGGTATTTTACTAGGTGGTCTTGGCAACCTTGCACCAAATCGTCGTTCTGACATCGCAAGATTAGGTGTAAGAGCCGTTATCGCAGGGATGCTAGCATCATTGTTAAGTGCGGCAATTGCCGGCATGTTATTTTAATGAATTATAGATGTGTGTCGACGACAGTGAACCGGACTTTCGCTCTCGTTGGCACTAATCTTTTTGTATGAAAGCAGCAAAAAAAATTACCTCAATCTATAAAAAGTAGGGAGCAATGACATATGCGAATGGTCGATATTATCGAGAAAAAACGAGACGGGCACAGTTTAACAAAGGCTGAGATTGACTTTATGATAGAAGGCTACACAAAAGGTACGATACCTGACTATCAAATGTCTGCCTTTGCTATGGCGGTATTTTTCCGAGATATGACACAAGAAGAGCGTGTGTATTTAACAGAAGCGATGGTGAATTCAGGAGACACTATCGATTTGTCAGCAATAGAAGGTATTAAGGTAGATAAGCATAGTACAGGGGGAGTAGGCGATACAACTACACTCGTACTTGCTCCTTTAGTAGCAGCCGTTGGTGTACCAGTTGCGAAAATGTCAGGTCGTGGTCTTGGGCACACGGGTGGTACTATAGACAAACTTGAGGCAGTTCCTGGATTTCATGTTGAAATTACAAATGAAGACTTTATTCGCAATGTAAATGAGAATAAAGTGTCTGTAATCGGCCAAACAGGAAATTTAACACCTGCTGATAAAAAGCTATATGGATTACGTGATGTAACAGCAACAGTAAACTCTATTCCATTAATTGCAAGCTCTATTATGAGTAAAAAAATAGCGGCTGGTGCTGATGCCATTGTACTCGATGTGAAAACTGGGAACGGTGCTTTCATGAAGGATCTTGATGATGCGAAAGAATTAGCAAAAGCAATGGTCGATATTGGAAACGGTGTAGGTCGTCAAACGATGGCTGTCATTTCAGATATGAGTCAACCGTTAGGTCGTGCTGTTGGGAATGCCCTTGAAGTGAAAGAGGCGATTGATACACTTCAAGGTAAAGGACCAGATGATTTACAGGAACTTTGCTTAGTACTTGGTAGTCATATGGTAACGTTAGCAGGAAAAGCGAATGACGCTGAACAAGCTCGCCATATGCTATTGGAAGTTATGGAGAATGGAAAAGCATTAGAAGTATTTAAAACTTTTTTAGCTTCTCAAGGTGGAGATGAAACGGTTGTTGATGAACCGGAAAGATTACCAAAAGCAGCAAATATTTTCGAGTTGAAGGCGAAGAAATCTGGGTATGTAGCAGAAATTATTGCTGATCAAATTGGAACAGCAGCGATGATGCTAGGAGCTGGCCGAGTGACAAAGGAGTCTGTTATTGATTTAGCCGTTGGCCTTGTATTGAACAAAAAAGTAGGCGACTATGTAGAAGCAGGAGAGTCACTTGTAACAGTTCATAGTAATCAGGAGTCTGTTGATGAAGTGGTTGCAAAGATTTACAACGCTTATACAATTGTGAGTAATTCGGTAGAAAATCCCGATTTAGTGTATGGAGAAGTAAAATAAAACAGTGCCGGATAAACCAATTAAAGGATAAGTAGTTTAATAAAATTTCTGTGAAGGGACGTACGAAATTATGACATTAGCCAAGATGATCGATCATACAGCATTAAAGCCACAAACAACGAAAGAAGAAATTGTAAGATTGTGTGAAGAAGCAAAACAGTATAATTTTGCTTCAGTTTGTGTAAATCCAACTTGGATTGTAACAGCAGCAGCCGCTCTAAAAGGAACAGACGTGGACGTGTGTACGGTTATCGGATTTCCATTAGGGGCGAATACACCTGAAACAAAAGCATTTGAAACAAAGGATGCTATAGAAAAAGGCGCCACTGAAATAGATATGGTTATTAACATTGGAGCACTGAAGGATGGAAATGAAACGTTAGTTGAACAAGATATACGTGCTGTTGTAGAAGCTGCAAATGGCACACTTGTAAAGGTTATTATTGAAACGTGCTTACTAACTGAAGAAGAAAAAGTAAAAGTGTGTCAGTTAGCAGTTAAAGCTGGAGCTCATTTCGTGAAAACATCTACTGGGTTTTCAACAGGTGGTGCAACAGTGGAAGATATCGCACTTATGAGAAAGACGGTTGGACCTGATATTGGTGTCAAGGCTTCTGGAGGCGTTAGAAGTTTAGAGGATGCAGAGGCTGTGATTGAAGCTGGTGCTACTAGAATTGGTGCAAGCTCTGGTGTTGCGATATTACAAGGGCAAATTTCCACGTCAAATTATTAAGATAAAGAGGATATAAATATGAAAGAAATAATATTAAGTTTATTCGCGGGTATGATAATCGGTATCATATTTAAAGGATTAAAATTACCACTTCCTGCACCACCTGTATTTGCAGGTATTGTTGGTATAATGGGTGTGTATCTTGGTGGTTTAGTATTTTCACATTTGGCTAAGCTGTTTTCATAGTACGACAAATTAGCTAGTAGGAGTGAAGACGATGAACGAGGCAGTAGTTATTGAAGAAGCAAAAAAGGCACGGGAAAATGCGTATACTCCTTACTCTAAATTCAAAGTAGGTGCAGCTTTACGCACGAAAGACGGCCGCATTATTAAAGGTGCTAATATTGAGAATGCAGCTTATGGACTTTGCAATTGTGCAGAGCGGACAGCCCTATTTACAGCATATGCAGATGGGATAACAGAGTTTGATTTACTAGTAGTTGTTGCTGACACAAATAGACCAGTACCTCCTTGTGGGGCATGTCGACAAGTAATTTCAGAGTTGTGTGATGCTGATATGGATGTCATTTTAACTAACTTAAAGGGAGATATCCAAAAAGTGAAGGTATTTGAATTGCTTCCAGGTGCATTTTCGCCAAAGGATTTAACATGATGTTATTATAAATAGACGTCTGGTATGCCGAATTTTTGGACTACCAGGTGTCTGTTTTTTTGTCGTTGACATAAGACTAGGATAGTTATAAAGTTTATATATAGACCGATTGGTATAAATTTCGAGGTGAAATAATAAGATGAGTGAAAAGGAAAATTCAAAGACAAAGTTAATACAAACAGCTTCAAGACTTTTTCAATTACAAGGATATCATGGTACAGGTTTAAACCAAATAACAAAGGAGAGTGGTGCCCCGAAAGGATCACTGTATTATCATTTTCCAGAGGGTAAAGAACAGCTAGCTATGGAGTCTATTGCATTGACATCATCTTTTATAGCTAAGCAGATTGCAGAGGGGTTAAAAAAGAAAGAAGATCCTGTTATGGCCATTCAAGAATTAATAACTGATATGGCTACTGAATTTCAAAACCGAAGCTGCACAGAAGGGGTTCCAATTGCAGCTGTTGCTCTTGAAACTTCTCTCATTAGTGAGACTTTGCAAAAAGCATGTCAATCAGCATACGAAACATTTCAAGGTTTATTTACAGATAAGCTACAGCAGGCAGGTTACAGTGAAGAAAGAGCTAAACAGTTGGGAATTGTGATTCACTCGATGATTGAGGGCGCATTTCTTACTTCATTTACAACGGGAAATAATGCGTCATTACTGTTAGTTGCTGAAAGCATACCAGTACTACTAAATCAAAAAGACTAATTTTTTTAAAATGAATTATGTAGACTGGTCTAATAAAGATGCAAGGGGAGAGATGAGAATGGGAAATTTTTTAAAAGTGGGATTGGTATCGGCGCTTGTGGCCACCATCATAAATTTAATTGTGTATGTTCTGTTTCGGGTAGCACAAGGTAATACAATTGAGCTAATTGGTGACAATAGAGGGGCCTTGTATATTTTAACTATTACCTTTATAACTTTTTTAGCATCCATATTAGGGGCTGTGCTGTATGGATTTATAGCGAAACAAACTAACAAGGTTACCATTATTTATGTAACAATTGCCATTGTATTAGCGATATTGAGTTCAGTTGCTTCACAACTATTACTGATAGAAGAATATAGAGGAATGGCTCATATTTTACATGTAATTGTACCTGTAGTGTCTATCTGGTTTTTGAGCAAAACGAAGCAAAATTAATAGTAAAGGTTGGTTTTTATGAGTATATTAGTAACCGGATTTAATGGAAAAGTAGGATTCGAGGTAGCAAACAAATTAAAGAATCGAAAGGAATCTTTCAAGTGTGCGGTAAGGAATGTAGAAAAGGCTAGACTGCAATACGGCAATGACTATCAGTTTGTAAAACTTGATTTTTCTAATACTGACACTTTTTCGGATGCTTTAGAAGGCATTGATAAAATATTTCTAATGTATCCACCAGGAGATAACATTCAATTTGAAGCGTTTATTAATCTAGCAAAAGAAAAATCTGTAAAGCATATTACCTATTTATCATTGAAAGATGTTCAATATATGCCGTTTGTTCATCACAACAAAAATGAAAAACTAATAAAAAAATCAGGCGTGGTATATACGTTTTTACGAGCCGGTTACTTTATGCAAAATCTAACCGACTTTTTGCTTAAAGAAATACAAGAACGAAAGCGAATCTTTGTACCTGCTGGGAAAGGTAAAACAAGCTTTGTAGATACTCGGGATATAGCTGAGATAGCTGCAATCTCTCTTGCAAAGACTGATTTATATAAAAATAAGGCGTACGTTATTACAGGTGATGAGGCATTAGACTTTTATGAGGTTGCAGACATTATGTCAGGTGTGTTGCAAACGAAAATTACGTACACAAATCCATCTGCTAAAGAGTTTAAAGAATTTATGAACGCGCAAGGTGAAGATGAGAAAATGACAAATGTTGTTGTCGGCGTGCATTTCCCTACCAAAATTGGGTTAGCGGGGGGAATTAAGTATGATTATGAGAAGGTTACCGGTAAGAAACCAACAAAGCTAAGGAAGTATGTTGAAGATTATAAAGAAATTTGGCAATGATCTACTACAAAAGTCCAGTATGTGTGACGATTTTCACATGCTGGATTTTGATTTTCCATTACACTATACCTATGGTACTTACATTTACTAGGTTGGTGATACTATGTCAGGCTGTACTACAATGAGTAAAATTATAGAGGCTTTACGACATGAATTGATACGAACAGCATTTGAAAAAGGCTTTGTACACCCGGATACAATCCGAGTAAGTCAAAAGTTAGATATAGTACTTAATAAATACACTATGGAAATTAAATAATAATACATAATAAACAACTACCTCATAGGCGGTTGTTTTTTTTGCTATTAGACATAAGTGTTGGAGCGTTCATTGAAATGTAGGGTTTCAAAACATCCAAATTGTTACAAATATATGAATATATGTAGTTACATATTGCGTGAAATGTGCATACTGTTTATAGTGTATATATACAGCATATATACACAAGAGGGAAGGCGAAAGGTTGCGTGTCTTATAATGAATATTTTTATTTCTAACTCTTCACAGGAGCCGATTTACGAGCAGATTGTTCGCCAAATTAAAAACTTAATCATGCAAGGAGAATTAAAGGAAGATGATGCCCTTCCTTCGATTCGAAGCTTAGCAAAAGAATTGCAAATTAGTGTCATCACAACAAAGAGGGCGTACCAAGAACTAGAAACGGATGGTTATATCGTTACAGTCCATGGAAAAGGCTCGTTTGTGGCTGCACAAAACAAGGAACTCCTTCGCGAGATTCGTTTAAAGGTTATTGAAGAAAAGCTGGCAGAAGCAGTAGATGCAGGGAAATCCATTGGGTTATCAATCGAGGAGCTTCAACAAATGTTAATGATATTTTATGAGGAGGGTTCATTATGAGTTCACCTATCTTAGAAGTAAAACAACTATCTAAAAAGTTTGATGGTTTTGCTTTACAGGATGTTAGTTTTTCATTAAATCGTGGATATATCATGGGCTTCATCGGACCGAATGGAGCGGGGAAGAGTACCACTATTAAACTGATTATGAATCTGTTAAGAAAAGATAGTGGAGAGATAAAGATATTTGGAAAGGATCCTCTACATCGAGAAAGAGATATAAAAAATAAAATAGGCTTTGTGTATGACGAAAATTACTACTATGAAGAGTTAACAATCAATGAAATGAAAAAGGTTGTATGTTCCTTTTATAAAACATGGGATGAGGTAATATTCCAAAGATATTTACGGGAGTTTAACTTACCTTCCAAGAAGAAAATTAAAGATTTATCAAAAGGAATGAAAATGAAGTTCTCATTGGCTATTGCATTATCACATCATGCTGAGTTGTTAATAATGGATGAGCCAACATCGGGGCTTGATCCGATTGTTCGAAGCGAGCTATTAGAGATTTTAACAACCATTATCCAAGATGAGAATAAATCAGTCTTTTTTTCTACGCATATAACATCAGATTTAGATAAAATAGCTGATTATATAACGTTTATTCATGAAGGGCGCATTATTTTATCTGCTCCAAAAGATGAACTATTAGAAAACTATGCACTGGTGAAAGGGGCAAAGCAACTACTAACAGAAGAAGTAAAAGATTACTTTGTTGGCATTAAGGAGAATCAATTTGGTTTTGAAGGTCTTGTGCAGGACAGAGCATTGATAAATAAGGCTATTAAGGATTCCGTTATTATCGATAAACCTACGCTTGAAGATATTATGCTTTACTCTGTAAGGAGGGTTCATCATGTTTAGTTTACTGTATAAAGATATTTTGTTACAGAAAAAACTACTTGTGTTTGGTGTTGTATATATCATGATTATGATTGTGGCATTTAACCAAGCGGCAGAAGCTATGTTTATCGGGAGTATTGTTGCATTAACGTATATGATGACTTTGACGTGCTGCGCATATGATGATAAAAATAAAACGGATGTCCTCTTAAATAGCTTACCTATTAATAAATTAGTAGTTGTGCTATCAAGATATGTATCAGTTTTTATGTTTGCCGCTATTGCTGTTGTATATTATGTAGCTATAGCATTTGTTTTAAAATTGATTCAATTCCCATTTGAAGCAGCGGTTCCCACTTTAGAAGCGATTATAGGAGGTTTAGTGGGCCTTGCCTTTATTAACAGTGTATATTTTCCGATATTCTTTAGACTGGGTTATATTAAGTCGAAAATTGTAAATTTCGTGTTGTTTTTTGGTGTGTTTCTTGGACTAGGATCTGTTATACCTTCTTTAGCTAAAAAGTTAGATAGTACGGCTCAAGAAGGCTTTGTTTATTTTTTCACTAGTTTATCAGAAATTCAAATTATGGCTGGCATGATAGCTGTAATAATTATCTTGTTATCTAGTTCCTTTGCGCTATCTTTGTATTTTTACAAAAGAAGAGAGTTCTAGCTTTGAAAAAGAAGGTTGTCGATTTTTTGGTTGACAACCTTCTGTTGGGTCACGATTTCTACAAGAATGCTTATTTAACAATTAACACAGGACAACTCACGCGCTTAGCAATTTTATGACTCACGCTACCTAATACCATCTCTTGTAACGAATTCAAACCTCTGCTCCCCACGACCACTACGTCGAAGCGTTCGCTATTTGCAAATTCGACAATAGCAGGACCAGGTTCTCCTTTAAGCAGCTTTACCTCATATTGTATATTTTCCTTTTTTATAATCGACTCTGCCTTGCGAATCTTTTCCTCACGAGAGTCTGATAGATGTAACGAATTCCAATTATGTAAAACATCAGATTTTGCTTTTGATATGTCAACAACATACACAAGTGTAATCTTAGAATCTGCATTTAATTTAGCCAACCCGATCGCTTTTTCAGATGCTCGCAAAGAATGTTCAGATCCATCGTAGGCTAATAATATTTTCTCGTACATGTATGTGCTACCTCCTTTTGTTGTTTTAATGCGCACTTAGCTTACGACTCAGCTTCTTGACCAACTCCGAGCTCGAGGCATTTAGGCCTGCTATCTTTACGATTACACCTTTATCCTCAAACTTGTATACTATTTTATCAATAGTAGCAATCGCTGAATCATCCCATAAATGTGCTTCATTTAAATCTAATATAACATAACGCTGTTGTTCAACATCATAATCAAATGCCTCTAACAGATCACTGACCGATGCGAAAAATAGCTCTCCTTTTATTTTATAAATAGCTCGGTTTTCTTCAAATGACTTTTTAACCTCAACTTTTGAAATTTTTGAAACAAAAAATACAGCGCTTAATATAACACCAACAAAAACGCCAATCGCTAAATTATGTGTCATGATAACCGTTAACACGATAACTAACATCACGATTGTATCGGTGACTGGCATGATTTGTAGAGTACGTAATGAATACCAATCGAACGTACCGACGGAAACCATAATCATGACTCCTACTAAGGCGGCCATTGGAATGCGTGACACAAGGTCTCCCAACAGAACAATTAGTAGTATGAGAAAAACACCTGCAATGAAAGCAGATAGCCCTCCTCTTCCTCCGGATTTAACATTAATAATAGATTGCCCAATCATTGCACAGCCTGCCATTCCACCAAAAAACCCAGTAACAATGTTAGCAATACCTTGTCCACGTGATTCTTTATTTTTATTACTGTCCGTACCTGTTAAGTCGTCAACAATTGTCGCAGTTAGGAGGGTTTCAACTAAACCTACAACGGCTAATGCAATGGCATATGGAAAAATAATTTGTAGCGTTGCTATGTTAAAAGGTACGTCTGGGATAAGGAAAAACGGAAAGGCAGTTGGTAACTCGCCCATATCACCTACTGTTTTGGTAGAACTACCTGTTATAATAGTAAAAATTGTTATAATTATAATGGCAACTAGCGGAGAAGGTACTACTCTTGTTAATAATGGGAAAAGGTAAATGATGGCTAATGATCCGGCTACCAGGGCATACATATCCCAACCTTCTCCTACAAACTGCTCTAATTGTGACGTGAATATGAGTATAGCTAGAGCGTTAACAAAGCCAACCATCACGGAGCGTGGAATAAATTTCATAAATCTTGCAAGTTTTGCAGCACCAAATGTGATTTGAAGAATCCCAGTCAGAATGGTAGCGGCAAATAAATACTGAAGGCCATAATCTTTAACTAAATCAATCATCAGCAGTGCCATCGCACCAGTAGCAGCTGAAATCATACCTGGTCTACCTCCAACAAATGCTATAACGACTGCCATAGTAAAAGAAGCATATAATCCAACCTTAGGGTCTACACCAGCGATTAAGGAAAAGGCAATTGCTTCAGGAATAAGGGCTAAAGCTACAACAATTCCAGATAAAATATCACCTTTAACATTTCCAAACCAGTCTTCTTTCCAAGTCATGAACATCCCTCTTTTTGTTTAAAGTTTGTTTTATTATTCCCAATCGAAAGAAGGATACATAAAAAATGATAATATGAAGAAAGAGTCTGTTTGAAAAATGGAGAGGTCGCAAAAAACCTTTATCTCAAAAAATTGGTGCTCAGCTTGATTATTTGTGAGTATTTTGGTGACGGGTACTTTAAGTCATTAAGAGGTTTGACAAATGTAACTCGG from Bacillus sp. HMF5848 includes these protein-coding regions:
- a CDS encoding SulP family inorganic anion transporter, producing MTWKEDWFGNVKGDILSGIVVALALIPEAIAFSLIAGVDPKVGLYASFTMAVVIAFVGGRPGMISAATGAMALLMIDLVKDYGLQYLFAATILTGILQITFGAAKLARFMKFIPRSVMVGFVNALAILIFTSQLEQFVGEGWDMYALVAGSLAIIYLFPLLTRVVPSPLVAIIIITIFTIITGSSTKTVGDMGELPTAFPFFLIPDVPFNIATLQIIFPYAIALAVVGLVETLLTATIVDDLTGTDSNKNKESRGQGIANIVTGFFGGMAGCAMIGQSIINVKSGGRGGLSAFIAGVFLILLIVLLGDLVSRIPMAALVGVMIMVSVGTFDWYSLRTLQIMPVTDTIVMLVIVLTVIMTHNLAIGVFVGVILSAVFFVSKISKVEVKKSFEENRAIYKIKGELFFASVSDLLEAFDYDVEQQRYVILDLNEAHLWDDSAIATIDKIVYKFEDKGVIVKIAGLNASSSELVKKLSRKLSAH